From a single Porites lutea chromosome 10, jaPorLute2.1, whole genome shotgun sequence genomic region:
- the LOC140949870 gene encoding FUN14 domain-containing protein 1-like: protein MKVTSKRNFFCIFRWTVRIAETGTESQYIFRIHHVPSLKMSSQSGDEEDGDVYEIIETPGSRNLVEQLISMDLAERPAVQQFTIGGVSGWFAGYLFKRVGKLTLSMIGGGILVLQVAHRAGYININWKRMEKDVDKITHKVGKQVKKMRKSDDVEKGVIALANRGYKYARRNMAAASGFAGGFLLGLAL, encoded by the exons ATGAAAGTTACATCTAAAAGGAACTTTTTCTGTATATTCCGCTGGACAGTACGAATTGCGGAAACAGGAACTGAAAGCCAATATATTTTTCGAATACATCACGTTCCTTCACTCAAGATGTCATCACAAA gCGGAGACGAAGAGGATGGAGATGTTTATGAAATAATTGAGACCCCAGGCTCTAGGAATCTTGTTGAACAACTCATCAGCATGGATTTAGCAGAAAGACCCGCAGTACAGCAATTTACCATTGGAGGAGTCTCTGGATG GTTTGCAGGGTACCTTTTTAAAAGAGTTGGCAAGCTGACACTGTCCATGATTGGGGGAGGAATTCTTGTTTTACAG GTAGCTCATAGGGCAGGCTACATCAACATAAACTGGAAGAGAATGGAAAAAGATGTGGATAAGATCACACACAAAGTTGGAAAACAAGtgaaaaagatgcgaaaaagtgATGATGTTGAGAAAGGAGTTATTGCACTTGCAAATAGG GGTTATAAATATGCTCGACGTAACATGGCTGCAGCTTCAGGATTTGCTGGTGGATTTCTGCTCGGCCTTGCATTATAA